A genomic segment from Pseudomonas sp. M30-35 encodes:
- a CDS encoding glycine betaine ABC transporter substrate-binding protein: MRNMIKHLGAAVLTLLISSTAAQAAQLVIGGKNFTEQQLLTEITAQYLGHLGYGVERRAGMGSAVVRKALENDQIDLYWEYTGTALLNYLKVKEKITSPEAVYEKVRSLDQKNGLVWLTPSKANNTYALAMRSADAKEKGIATVSDLVQALDEGQKLTLATNAEWYARDDGLKEMQKAYGFKLPRSAVKRMDTGLTYVALKEGQVDIALVFATDGRIPAFNFVVLRDDKGFFPDYAITPVVREAILEENPQLEQQMNKLSAQLDNETISALNARVDVDRVSIEQTAEDFLTSKGLL, translated from the coding sequence ATGCGTAACATGATCAAGCACCTCGGTGCGGCTGTACTGACCCTACTGATTTCCAGCACCGCGGCTCAGGCTGCTCAATTGGTAATCGGCGGTAAGAATTTTACCGAGCAGCAATTGTTAACCGAGATAACCGCTCAGTACTTGGGGCACCTTGGCTATGGTGTCGAGCGCCGCGCGGGCATGGGCAGTGCAGTCGTGCGTAAGGCATTGGAGAACGACCAGATAGATCTCTATTGGGAGTACACCGGCACCGCGCTGCTTAACTATCTGAAGGTTAAAGAAAAGATAACCTCGCCAGAAGCCGTGTATGAAAAGGTACGTTCGTTGGATCAAAAGAATGGTTTGGTATGGCTGACTCCGTCCAAGGCCAATAACACCTATGCCTTGGCCATGCGCAGTGCGGACGCCAAGGAGAAAGGCATCGCAACGGTCAGCGATCTGGTGCAGGCGCTTGATGAAGGCCAGAAATTGACGTTGGCGACTAATGCCGAGTGGTATGCGCGTGATGATGGGCTTAAGGAAATGCAAAAAGCCTATGGTTTTAAATTGCCTCGATCTGCGGTCAAGCGTATGGATACCGGTCTGACTTATGTGGCGCTCAAAGAAGGTCAGGTCGATATCGCTCTGGTTTTCGCCACTGACGGTCGAATCCCGGCGTTCAACTTCGTGGTCTTGCGTGACGACAAGGGATTCTTCCCGGATTATGCGATCACGCCAGTAGTGAGAGAGGCAATCCTTGAGGAGAACCCTCAGTTGGAACAGCAAATGAATAAATTGTCGGCACAACTGGATAATGAAACTATCTCGGCATTGAATGCCCGCGTTGATGTCGATCGCGTTTCAATCGAGCAAACAGCCGAAGACTTTCTAACCAGTAAAGGGCTGCTGTAA
- a CDS encoding nitrilase-related carbon-nitrogen hydrolase: MSLSALVVSIAQYNPQLLALESNLSAHCDLICQAHASGAELLVFPELSLTGYQLGRRTPEVAMRRDDARLLKLASVAPAMLVVVGFVEEASPGEYYNAVAYLQYGQVINVYRKLNLPNYGGLEEGKWFHQGDEIVQVECKEHWRACTLICADMWNPALVHCAMLRRPELLLAPVNSASMIVSEAFSNEKNWHINVSFYAMLYGIPVLMANRYGAEGDAWFWGGSRIIGPRGEVLAQADDGECLISATLELASISAARFDHPAIRDGNTPLIRRFLDQ, translated from the coding sequence GTGAGTTTATCTGCACTTGTTGTCAGTATTGCTCAATATAATCCGCAACTTTTGGCGCTTGAGTCCAATCTCTCAGCCCACTGCGATTTGATTTGTCAGGCGCATGCCAGTGGCGCTGAGTTATTGGTGTTTCCCGAACTTTCACTGACGGGTTACCAGCTTGGGCGGCGTACACCTGAAGTCGCTATGCGCCGAGACGATGCCAGGTTATTGAAGCTCGCGAGTGTGGCGCCTGCGATGCTTGTGGTGGTTGGCTTCGTTGAGGAGGCCAGCCCCGGTGAATACTATAATGCTGTCGCTTACCTGCAATACGGTCAGGTTATTAATGTCTATCGAAAGTTAAACCTGCCGAACTATGGTGGCCTGGAAGAAGGAAAGTGGTTTCATCAGGGTGACGAAATTGTGCAAGTCGAGTGCAAAGAGCACTGGCGAGCCTGCACGCTGATCTGTGCTGATATGTGGAATCCGGCGCTGGTGCACTGTGCGATGTTGCGGCGCCCTGAGCTGTTACTTGCCCCAGTCAACTCGGCTTCGATGATTGTTAGTGAAGCATTCTCGAATGAAAAAAACTGGCACATTAACGTCTCATTCTACGCCATGCTTTATGGAATTCCGGTGCTCATGGCCAATCGATATGGGGCTGAAGGAGACGCTTGGTTTTGGGGCGGCAGTCGGATTATTGGCCCTCGTGGTGAAGTGCTTGCTCAGGCCGACGACGGGGAGTGTTTGATCAGTGCCACTCTTGAACTGGCGTCCATAAGTGCAGCGCGTTTTGACCATCCCGCTATTCGTGACGGCAACACACCTTTGATCAGACGGTTTCTGGATCAGTAA
- a CDS encoding amidohydrolase yields MSETIPVCEAPDPFPSKPCFDMPSGACDTHAHVFGPELRYPYHEDRTYTPPDAPVGAYLHLHNQLGIEHGVLIQPSVYGADNRLQLDTLAYLRSLGKTYKGVAVVDADVSDAQLDELQAGGHCGIRMNLLFKGGIAWHDVIALAKRLASRRWHLQFLIDVSTFESLEERIRQLPVPVVIDHMGHMPCSKGIEHPGFQTLLRLMRADQVWVKLSGAYRITSERQLPYHDVTPFAQALIQANPERCIWGSDWPHPHISTPMPNDGGLLDLLTTWAPDPAVCKRILVDNPAKLYGFC; encoded by the coding sequence ATGAGCGAAACCATTCCAGTTTGCGAAGCGCCTGACCCTTTCCCAAGCAAACCTTGCTTCGATATGCCGTCTGGGGCCTGCGATACACATGCCCACGTGTTCGGGCCAGAGCTTCGATATCCATACCATGAAGATCGTACCTATACGCCACCCGACGCTCCTGTGGGCGCATATTTGCACTTGCATAATCAGCTTGGGATTGAACATGGCGTACTGATTCAACCCAGCGTTTATGGGGCTGACAACCGCCTGCAACTCGACACGCTTGCCTATCTGCGGTCGTTAGGCAAAACCTATAAGGGCGTGGCCGTAGTTGATGCAGATGTCAGCGATGCTCAACTCGATGAGTTGCAAGCAGGAGGCCACTGCGGCATACGCATGAATCTGTTGTTCAAGGGCGGGATTGCCTGGCACGACGTTATTGCACTCGCAAAACGACTGGCTAGCCGCCGATGGCACTTACAATTTCTGATCGATGTATCGACATTCGAATCGCTGGAAGAACGGATTCGCCAACTGCCGGTGCCCGTGGTGATTGACCACATGGGGCATATGCCTTGTAGTAAAGGCATAGAGCACCCAGGCTTTCAGACACTATTGCGACTCATGCGTGCCGATCAGGTTTGGGTCAAATTATCGGGTGCCTATCGAATTACCAGTGAGCGGCAACTGCCCTATCATGATGTAACGCCATTCGCTCAAGCACTGATCCAAGCCAACCCTGAACGCTGCATATGGGGGTCTGACTGGCCACACCCGCACATTTCAACGCCAATGCCTAACGACGGCGGCTTGCTAGACCTGCTCACCACTTGGGCGCCAGATCCAGCCGTGTGCAAGCGTATATTGGTAGACAATCCCGCCAAACTTTACGGCTTCTGCTAA
- a CDS encoding alpha/beta hydrolase: MIEQKMVFKSDGLNLDGAFFSDEQSHNPKLPIVIVCSGFTGQKNIHPERYARALTPKGFTVFGFDYRGFGESEGIRERVILEEQVRDIANAVAVVRQRADKEGRKVVLAGWGMGGGLILDAYHLCEDQIDGLISMNGFFDAIRVQKALRGEHGWKAFKRFMAEERLRLASGGEPKGIDPFDIYPLDPVSREYVFTELVKAPGYGVTSSFDFADSLISFKPEARLDQKFSNVPLLIAHGAENDLHPVTEPQALYAAYPGPKELFLLEGGGHTEWMLDDDPKFITFSNHIAQWVQANV; the protein is encoded by the coding sequence ATGATCGAACAAAAAATGGTGTTTAAAAGCGATGGCCTGAACCTTGATGGCGCTTTTTTCAGCGACGAACAATCACACAACCCAAAACTTCCCATCGTCATCGTATGCTCGGGCTTTACTGGGCAGAAGAACATTCACCCAGAGCGCTATGCCCGTGCACTGACCCCAAAAGGTTTCACTGTATTCGGTTTTGACTACCGCGGCTTTGGCGAGTCAGAAGGTATCCGTGAGCGGGTGATTCTCGAAGAGCAGGTTCGTGATATTGCTAACGCAGTAGCGGTTGTCCGTCAGCGGGCAGACAAAGAAGGTCGCAAAGTTGTCTTGGCAGGCTGGGGCATGGGCGGCGGATTGATTCTCGATGCGTATCACCTCTGCGAAGATCAGATCGACGGCCTGATTTCGATGAACGGGTTCTTCGATGCTATTCGCGTGCAAAAAGCATTGCGTGGTGAACACGGCTGGAAGGCTTTCAAGCGCTTCATGGCAGAAGAACGTCTGCGCTTGGCCAGTGGTGGCGAGCCGAAGGGCATCGATCCGTTCGACATCTATCCACTAGACCCGGTTAGCCGCGAATATGTGTTCACTGAACTGGTCAAAGCGCCAGGCTACGGCGTAACGTCGAGTTTTGACTTTGCAGACTCACTCATCAGCTTCAAGCCTGAAGCACGTCTAGACCAGAAATTCTCAAACGTGCCATTGCTGATTGCCCATGGTGCTGAAAATGATCTGCACCCAGTGACTGAGCCGCAAGCCCTGTATGCGGCGTATCCAGGTCCTAAAGAACTATTCCTGCTAGAAGGCGGGGGTCATACCGAATGGATGCTTGACGACGACCCTAAGTTCATCACGTTTTCTAACCATATCGCTCAGTGGGTTCAGGCCAACGTCTGA
- a CDS encoding GlxA family transcriptional regulator, producing MNEAMDATQTEHVGFFLIPDFSMISFAAVVDPLRMANRISGKPLYQWHFYGLHNQAVPCSNGVSVQPTREMSDTAAIDRMIVVAGIRAHLMDEQPLYKWLRTLAKRGVGLGSTSTGSLLLARAGLLNERTSTIHWENRQSMQEEFPELRVTGELYEIDRNVITCSGGLAGLDMILHLISLKHGEALANDVAEQCIHPNIRPAHDKQRMKLQLRYNANHPRLMQALELMRENIEEVLTCQEISDYAGISNRQLERLFHQHLGMSPAQYYMSLRLERACHLLQQTSMSILQIGTACGFISTSYFSRCYRKRYAHTPRDERKAGAALSGCNEPSI from the coding sequence GTGAATGAAGCAATGGATGCAACCCAGACAGAGCATGTTGGGTTTTTTCTAATCCCCGACTTCTCGATGATCTCATTCGCGGCGGTGGTCGATCCGCTGCGCATGGCTAATCGGATAAGTGGAAAACCACTCTATCAGTGGCATTTCTACGGTTTGCACAACCAAGCGGTTCCCTGCAGTAATGGCGTTAGCGTGCAGCCAACACGCGAGATGAGCGACACGGCTGCTATTGATCGGATGATCGTGGTGGCGGGGATTCGAGCTCACTTAATGGATGAGCAGCCGCTCTATAAGTGGCTAAGAACCTTGGCAAAACGCGGGGTTGGTTTGGGGTCGACGTCAACCGGTAGCTTATTGCTTGCGCGTGCGGGCCTACTCAATGAACGGACCAGTACTATTCACTGGGAAAACCGGCAAAGCATGCAGGAAGAGTTCCCAGAGTTACGTGTGACAGGCGAGTTGTATGAGATTGATCGCAATGTCATTACCTGCTCTGGAGGGCTAGCTGGGCTGGATATGATTTTGCATCTGATCTCGCTCAAGCACGGCGAAGCGTTGGCCAATGACGTAGCAGAACAGTGCATTCACCCTAATATTCGTCCCGCGCATGATAAGCAGAGAATGAAGCTGCAGCTGCGCTACAACGCCAACCATCCACGCTTGATGCAAGCGTTGGAATTGATGCGAGAAAATATCGAAGAGGTTCTGACCTGTCAGGAAATCAGCGATTATGCAGGCATTTCTAACCGACAGCTGGAGAGGCTTTTCCATCAGCATCTGGGAATGTCACCCGCCCAGTACTATATGAGTCTCAGGCTTGAGCGCGCGTGCCATTTGCTGCAGCAGACGAGCATGTCCATTCTGCAAATAGGCACAGCTTGTGGCTTTATATCAACGTCCTACTTCTCCAGGTGCTACCGAAAACGCTACGCACACACGCCACGGGATGAACGCAAGGCCGGCGCGGCTTTAAGTGGCTGCAACGAACCTTCAATTTAG
- a CDS encoding MFS transporter: MMYTAQTPSPAGVRKAVIASIVGTIIEWFDYALYGTAASLILNKIFFPDLSDTASVLAAFATFAVGFFVRPLGGVVIAHLGDRFGRKPALIFSISLMGAGTVAIGLLPTYAQIGIMAPILLVLMRMVQGFGAGAEYAGAVTLVYEYAPPQQRGFYTSMLQSATLVGILLAVLTFLGVSQLSEEALSSWGWRLPFLSSAVLFVVALYIRQQLDETPEYLQAAERAKALKETHKLPLKTLLKRYPKQLTYGFLAVTGHNANVYILSAFGLSYMTNTLNINRSDALWISLLASFCGVLTTPLMGWLADRLGASKIYIFGAGFAALFAYPLFALIDSGNLLLATIGLCLGFSISFGAMAGAQGLLLADLFPTELRFSGISVARELNSMLIAGPTPFICTLLVGWAAGSSTYVSAYLALCCIVSIFAVVKLRSEQPIIGRNFTEGNESTKLSRP, translated from the coding sequence ATGATGTACACAGCACAGACGCCTAGCCCAGCCGGGGTGCGCAAGGCGGTGATCGCCTCAATTGTCGGCACCATCATCGAGTGGTTCGATTATGCCCTGTACGGCACCGCCGCCAGCCTGATTCTCAACAAGATTTTCTTCCCTGATCTCTCAGACACCGCCAGTGTTCTGGCGGCCTTCGCCACCTTCGCCGTGGGCTTTTTCGTTCGCCCACTCGGAGGGGTGGTGATTGCCCATCTCGGAGATCGTTTCGGCCGCAAACCAGCGTTGATATTTTCAATTTCCCTGATGGGGGCAGGCACGGTCGCTATCGGCCTGCTACCCACGTACGCCCAAATAGGCATCATGGCACCGATTCTGTTGGTGCTGATGCGTATGGTCCAAGGCTTCGGTGCCGGCGCCGAATATGCCGGTGCGGTAACCTTGGTCTATGAATACGCGCCACCACAGCAACGCGGCTTCTACACCTCAATGCTGCAATCGGCGACCTTGGTCGGCATCCTTTTGGCGGTGCTAACATTCCTCGGAGTTTCACAACTCTCGGAGGAGGCTCTGAGCAGCTGGGGCTGGCGCCTGCCGTTTCTTAGTTCAGCTGTGTTATTCGTTGTGGCGCTGTACATCCGTCAGCAACTGGATGAAACCCCTGAATACCTGCAGGCCGCTGAACGCGCCAAGGCGCTCAAGGAAACGCACAAGCTCCCGCTGAAGACCCTGTTAAAACGCTACCCGAAGCAACTGACTTACGGTTTTCTCGCCGTCACCGGCCATAACGCCAATGTGTACATTCTGAGTGCCTTCGGTCTCAGCTACATGACCAATACTCTCAATATCAATCGAAGTGATGCGCTGTGGATAAGCCTACTGGCCTCATTTTGCGGGGTACTTACCACGCCTTTGATGGGCTGGCTGGCCGATCGCCTCGGAGCCAGCAAAATCTATATATTCGGTGCAGGCTTTGCAGCGCTGTTTGCCTATCCGCTGTTCGCGCTTATCGACTCCGGCAATCTGTTACTGGCCACAATTGGCCTGTGTCTGGGTTTCAGCATAAGTTTCGGAGCAATGGCCGGGGCCCAGGGTTTACTGCTGGCAGACCTGTTCCCAACTGAACTGCGCTTCTCCGGGATCAGTGTCGCGCGCGAACTGAACAGTATGCTGATTGCAGGCCCAACGCCCTTTATCTGTACCCTGCTGGTCGGCTGGGCGGCTGGTAGCTCAACCTATGTATCTGCCTATCTAGCTCTATGCTGCATCGTGAGCATCTTCGCCGTGGTTAAACTCAGGAGCGAGCAGCCAATCATCGGCAGAAATTTTACAGAGGGCAACGAGAGCACTAAATTGTCCCGCCCCTAA
- a CDS encoding Ldh family oxidoreductase, which produces MQTRYCTQALLQFSQDLFVAKGMPLEKAASTAQVLLRGECFGKTTHGLALLPAYLREIDSGGMTLHGEPVVLQDHQACLSWDGCKLPGPWLLERAINEAMPRAKRYGMASVNIQRSHHTASLSAYLQMATERGFIIQITLTDPGHSSVAPFGGTSAVLTSNPIAFGAPTSAEPILIDMSTSLATNAAVARQQARGTAFNYPVLLDNQGRVSCDPAVMHSNPPGTILPLGGLEAGHKGFAMGLIAEVMAGCLSGGGRATPSTGWSASVNLTLFDPRACAGNSAYLQHIDALVSACHSATPRPGGDGVRLPGEQALHRTRDCKANGTPLPPDLAKQLNALALHYQLPALEPHQE; this is translated from the coding sequence ATGCAGACACGCTACTGCACCCAAGCCTTGCTTCAATTCAGCCAGGACTTGTTCGTCGCCAAAGGCATGCCCCTCGAAAAAGCGGCCAGTACTGCGCAGGTTCTGCTGCGTGGTGAATGCTTCGGTAAAACCACTCACGGCCTGGCTTTGCTGCCAGCCTACTTGCGCGAGATAGACAGTGGCGGCATGACTCTACACGGTGAGCCAGTCGTCCTTCAGGATCACCAAGCTTGCCTGAGTTGGGATGGCTGCAAGCTTCCCGGCCCCTGGCTGCTTGAACGTGCAATCAACGAAGCCATGCCGCGTGCCAAACGCTACGGTATGGCCAGCGTGAATATCCAGCGCAGCCACCACACCGCGAGCCTTAGCGCCTACCTGCAGATGGCGACCGAACGTGGCTTTATCATCCAGATAACGCTTACCGACCCCGGCCACAGCAGCGTTGCCCCTTTTGGCGGCACCAGCGCAGTTCTGACTTCAAACCCCATTGCCTTCGGTGCCCCAACCAGCGCCGAGCCAATTCTTATCGACATGTCTACTAGCTTGGCGACTAACGCTGCGGTTGCCCGCCAACAAGCACGCGGCACCGCGTTCAACTATCCCGTACTGCTCGACAATCAGGGCCGCGTCAGCTGCGACCCGGCGGTGATGCACAGCAACCCTCCCGGCACCATTCTTCCTCTTGGAGGCTTGGAGGCCGGCCACAAAGGTTTTGCCATGGGCCTGATTGCAGAAGTAATGGCCGGTTGTCTCAGTGGTGGTGGTCGTGCAACCCCGAGCACCGGCTGGAGCGCCTCAGTCAACCTGACCTTGTTTGACCCGCGAGCCTGTGCTGGCAATAGCGCCTACTTGCAACACATCGACGCCTTGGTAAGCGCCTGCCACAGCGCCACGCCTCGGCCTGGTGGAGACGGCGTTCGCTTGCCAGGCGAGCAGGCATTACACCGTACGCGCGACTGCAAAGCCAACGGCACGCCGCTACCACCTGACTTGGCAAAACAACTCAACGCACTTGCCTTGCACTATCAACTCCCGGCCTTGGAGCCACACCAAGAGTGA
- a CDS encoding mandelate racemase/muconate lactonizing enzyme family protein produces MAKIVSVEVLQVNLKPKVKRTDAVQSFELQETPMVRITDADGVTGTGYSYTIGTGGSSICKLIDDHLAPVLIGQEAEGIEALWRSLFYRIHALTVGAVSTLALATIDTALWDLHARKAGLPLHRIAGGAKSTIQLYSTEGGWLHMDESELVEEALKAKEQGFGGGKLKVGRPHVAEDVRRIGAVRDKVGPAWEIMTDANQGFTLEEAIRRARQFEELDVAWFEEPIHADDIGAHRRLAASTSLPIAVGESMYSLAQFKDYLASGACSVVQTDVARIGGITPWLKVAHLAEAFNVPVCPHFLMELHLGLCCAVPNSRWLEYIPQLDLVTRSTIRIENGQAIPSEAPGLGIDWDWDALQQHIVHRQTHGSAPALADTPS; encoded by the coding sequence ATGGCCAAGATAGTTTCCGTCGAGGTGCTGCAAGTCAACCTCAAACCCAAGGTCAAGCGTACGGACGCGGTACAAAGCTTCGAGCTCCAGGAAACGCCAATGGTGCGTATCACTGACGCCGATGGCGTTACGGGCACCGGCTATAGCTACACCATTGGCACTGGCGGCTCATCGATTTGTAAGCTGATCGACGATCACCTCGCCCCTGTCTTGATAGGCCAAGAGGCAGAAGGCATCGAAGCCCTCTGGCGCAGTCTGTTCTACCGCATTCATGCCCTGACCGTGGGCGCGGTCAGCACCCTCGCATTGGCTACCATCGATACCGCGCTATGGGATTTGCACGCTCGCAAAGCCGGTCTGCCGCTGCACCGCATAGCTGGGGGGGCAAAATCGACCATCCAGCTCTACTCAACAGAGGGCGGCTGGCTGCATATGGACGAGTCAGAATTGGTCGAGGAAGCTCTAAAGGCCAAGGAGCAAGGTTTTGGGGGTGGCAAGCTAAAGGTTGGGCGGCCGCACGTAGCCGAAGATGTCCGGCGCATCGGCGCAGTACGTGACAAGGTTGGTCCAGCCTGGGAAATCATGACCGATGCCAATCAAGGCTTTACGCTGGAGGAAGCCATTCGACGCGCCCGCCAATTCGAAGAGTTGGATGTTGCCTGGTTCGAAGAGCCAATCCACGCCGATGACATCGGCGCACACCGGCGCCTGGCAGCATCAACCAGCCTGCCAATTGCCGTAGGCGAATCGATGTACAGCCTCGCGCAGTTCAAGGATTACTTGGCCAGCGGCGCATGCTCGGTGGTACAGACCGATGTTGCACGTATTGGCGGGATCACACCTTGGCTCAAGGTCGCGCACCTAGCCGAGGCCTTCAATGTTCCGGTCTGCCCACACTTCCTGATGGAATTGCATCTGGGTCTGTGCTGCGCCGTGCCGAACAGCCGCTGGCTCGAATACATTCCCCAACTCGATCTTGTCACCCGCTCAACCATTCGCATCGAGAATGGTCAAGCCATTCCCAGCGAGGCACCAGGCCTGGGCATTGACTGGGACTGGGATGCCCTGCAACAGCATATTGTCCACCGACAAACCCACGGTAGCGCACCGGCTTTGGCAGATACGCCCAGCTAA
- a CDS encoding MFS transporter: MTQLDVAPTLEYSQDENALFKKVFWRLIPLLFGCYIVAYLDRVNVGFAKLQMLADLQLSEAVYGAGAGIFFLGYFLFEVPSNLILHRVGARRWIARIMISWGIVSGSMMFVTSETSFYILRFILGACEAGFYPGVILYLSVWFPASRRGSILAGFIVAVPVAGMLGGPLSGAILDGFHNVAGLAGWKWLFLIEAIPSLIAGLCVLAWLDDKPEHAKWLSQEQKQQLSDQLTKDQAGITNQGATRGFREPRVWLLSLIYFGIVMGSYGIGFWLPSLIQAAGVQGAFQVGLWSALPNAAGIAGMLLLARSSDRWRERPLHVAGACVLGAIGLIGSALASDSLILSMAGLTVATFGIYAALPVFWTMPPLFLAGAASAAGIAVINSIGNLAGFVSPSIVGWIKQTTGSADNGLYVISACLITVAILLCLSRRYIAAAGTQ, encoded by the coding sequence ATGACCCAACTCGATGTCGCCCCAACGCTTGAGTACAGCCAAGACGAGAACGCACTTTTCAAGAAAGTTTTCTGGCGACTGATCCCCCTGTTGTTCGGCTGCTATATCGTTGCCTACCTGGACCGTGTGAATGTCGGTTTCGCCAAGTTACAGATGCTCGCTGACCTGCAGCTCAGCGAGGCGGTCTACGGCGCAGGCGCGGGTATTTTCTTTCTCGGTTACTTCCTCTTCGAGGTGCCCAGCAACCTTATCTTGCACCGGGTTGGCGCTCGACGCTGGATCGCCCGCATCATGATTTCCTGGGGCATCGTCTCCGGGTCCATGATGTTCGTGACCTCAGAAACCAGTTTCTACATCCTGCGCTTTATCCTCGGTGCCTGTGAGGCAGGCTTCTACCCAGGGGTCATTCTTTACCTGAGCGTTTGGTTTCCAGCCAGCAGGCGCGGCTCGATTCTGGCGGGTTTCATTGTCGCGGTGCCGGTCGCCGGCATGCTCGGCGGGCCACTATCCGGTGCAATTCTCGACGGTTTTCATAACGTCGCAGGCCTAGCGGGCTGGAAATGGTTATTCCTGATCGAGGCTATTCCCTCGCTGATTGCAGGCCTGTGCGTACTGGCCTGGCTTGATGACAAACCCGAGCATGCTAAGTGGCTGAGCCAGGAGCAGAAACAGCAACTATCCGATCAATTGACCAAGGACCAGGCGGGTATCACCAACCAAGGCGCCACTCGCGGTTTCCGCGAGCCTCGCGTCTGGCTGCTCAGCCTGATCTATTTCGGCATTGTCATGGGTTCATATGGAATCGGCTTCTGGCTGCCATCCTTGATTCAGGCGGCAGGTGTTCAAGGCGCGTTTCAGGTCGGTCTGTGGAGTGCGCTGCCCAATGCCGCCGGGATCGCCGGCATGCTCCTGCTGGCACGCAGCTCCGATCGCTGGCGCGAACGTCCTCTGCATGTTGCCGGGGCCTGCGTACTTGGTGCCATCGGCTTGATCGGCAGCGCCCTAGCCAGCGACAGCCTGATCCTTTCCATGGCCGGCCTGACCGTTGCAACATTCGGCATCTACGCCGCACTGCCAGTGTTCTGGACCATGCCCCCACTGTTTCTGGCGGGCGCGGCATCTGCTGCTGGTATTGCCGTGATTAACTCCATTGGCAACCTGGCCGGTTTCGTCAGCCCTTCCATTGTCGGCTGGATAAAACAAACCACTGGCAGCGCCGACAATGGTCTCTATGTGATCAGCGCCTGCCTGATCACAGTCGCCATCTTGCTCTGTCTCAGTCGCCGGTACATTGCTGCCGCCGGCACTCAATAA
- a CDS encoding fumarylacetoacetate hydrolase family protein — translation MKLLRYGNPGQERPGLLDAQGRIRDLSQHINDVGGDTLSTQNLTLLASLSIESLPLVEGSQRIGPCVANVGKFICIGLNYSDHAAETGATVPPEPIVFMKATSSICGPNDGIEIPRGSEKTDWEVELGVVIGKTAKYVSEEHALEYVAGYCVVNDLSERAFQIEREGQWCKGKGCDTFGPIGPWLVTRDEIADPQNLGMWLEVDGHRYQNGSTKTMVYGVAYLVSYLSQFMSLQPGDIISTGTPPGVGLGQQPPVYLRPDQHVQLGIEGLGEQRQKTYAADV, via the coding sequence ATGAAATTATTACGTTACGGCAACCCAGGTCAGGAGCGTCCAGGCTTACTCGATGCACAGGGGCGAATTCGCGACCTGTCGCAACATATTAATGATGTCGGTGGCGACACCCTTTCCACGCAGAACCTGACTTTGCTTGCCAGCCTGTCAATCGAAAGCCTACCGCTGGTTGAAGGCTCCCAACGCATCGGCCCTTGCGTTGCCAATGTCGGAAAATTCATCTGCATAGGTCTTAATTACTCCGATCACGCCGCTGAGACTGGCGCCACGGTTCCGCCCGAGCCGATTGTATTTATGAAAGCCACCAGCTCCATTTGCGGCCCGAATGATGGTATCGAGATTCCTCGCGGCTCGGAAAAGACCGACTGGGAAGTAGAGCTGGGCGTAGTCATTGGCAAAACCGCCAAGTACGTCAGTGAGGAACACGCTCTGGAGTATGTCGCGGGTTACTGCGTGGTCAACGACTTATCCGAGCGCGCCTTCCAGATTGAACGCGAAGGCCAGTGGTGCAAGGGCAAAGGCTGTGACACTTTCGGTCCAATCGGCCCTTGGCTGGTTACCCGCGATGAAATTGCCGACCCGCAAAATCTGGGCATGTGGTTAGAGGTAGATGGTCATCGTTACCAAAATGGTTCGACCAAGACCATGGTCTACGGCGTGGCTTATCTGGTTTCTTATCTGTCGCAGTTCATGAGCCTGCAACCAGGAGACATCATCTCCACCGGCACACCGCCAGGCGTTGGCCTTGGACAACAGCCACCGGTCTATCTGCGCCCTGATCAGCACGTGCAACTGGGCATCGAAGGGCTTGGTGAACAACGCCAAAAGACCTACGCCGCCGACGTCTGA